From ANME-2 cluster archaeon, a single genomic window includes:
- a CDS encoding thioredoxin family protein: MKIEILGTGCAKCKKVTDNVKRAVDELGLDIQVDKVEDINRILDYGVMMTPGIVIDGEVKVAGKIPDVKQIKQWITG; the protein is encoded by the coding sequence TTGAAGATCGAAATATTAGGAACTGGCTGTGCAAAATGCAAAAAGGTCACTGATAATGTTAAGCGGGCTGTGGATGAGTTGGGTCTTGACATCCAGGTGGATAAGGTCGAGGACATCAACCGGATACTGGATTACGGTGTGATGATGACACCTGGGATTGTGATAGACGGCGAGGTGAAGGTCGCTGGTAAAATACCTGATGTCAAGCAGATCAAGCAGTGGATAACCGGATGA
- a CDS encoding permease gives MLDTLLSAGIDALREYLALHVLLCLIPAFFLAGAIASLFSKESVLKYFGADSPKYITYPVAAISGVMLAVCSCTVLPLFAGIYKRGAGIGPATTFLYSAPAINLLAIVYTAKILGFDIGVARAVAAIGLSVVIGLTMSVVFQNHNKMPGFKTNGDDRNIRTTIIFILLLAILVFAGIAATMLEKAAVILLVLITIALSWLWYTREELKNWMQETWFLVKQITPLLFAGVFLAGVIVAVLPGEFVATLVGGNSISANLISSVSGSLMYFSTLTEVPIISALTKLGMGKGPALTMLLAGPALSLPNMIVISRIMGTKRTGLYIALVIFAALVSGIIFGNMVA, from the coding sequence ATGTTGGATACATTATTATCTGCCGGAATTGATGCCCTTCGTGAGTACTTAGCCCTTCATGTGCTCCTGTGCCTGATACCGGCCTTCTTTCTGGCAGGTGCCATTGCTTCCCTCTTTTCAAAAGAGTCGGTGCTCAAATACTTTGGCGCTGATTCGCCAAAATATATTACCTACCCGGTCGCTGCCATCAGCGGCGTAATGCTGGCAGTCTGCAGTTGCACAGTACTGCCGCTGTTTGCAGGCATCTACAAACGTGGGGCTGGCATAGGGCCGGCCACTACCTTCCTCTACTCGGCTCCCGCCATCAACCTGCTTGCCATCGTGTACACGGCAAAAATACTGGGTTTTGATATAGGAGTGGCAAGGGCCGTAGCTGCCATTGGGTTATCTGTTGTTATCGGGCTTACCATGTCAGTTGTTTTCCAGAATCACAATAAAATGCCAGGCTTTAAAACTAACGGTGATGACAGAAATATAAGAACCACCATTATTTTCATATTGCTGCTGGCAATCCTGGTCTTTGCGGGAATAGCGGCAACGATGTTAGAAAAAGCGGCAGTTATACTGCTCGTCCTGATAACCATTGCACTGTCATGGCTCTGGTACACACGTGAAGAATTAAAAAACTGGATGCAAGAGACCTGGTTCCTGGTAAAACAGATTACGCCCCTGCTGTTTGCGGGAGTGTTCCTGGCAGGTGTCATAGTAGCCGTGCTGCCAGGTGAATTTGTCGCAACCCTGGTGGGAGGAAATAGTATTTCAGCAAACCTGATATCTTCGGTCTCGGGGTCATTAATGTATTTCTCCACACTTACTGAGGTGCCCATAATCAGTGCATTGACAAAATTGGGTATGGGCAAGGGACCTGCACTGACCATGCTGCTGGCCGGGCCGGCTCTCAGCCTGCCCAATATGATCGTAATATCCAGGATAATGGGCACAAAAAGAACAGGTCTTTACATTGCCCTGGTGATATTTGCAGCCCTTGTATCAGGGATCATTTTTGGAAATATGGTTGCGTGA
- a CDS encoding thioredoxin family protein: MDKKEGCSCFNAALVDYALKKKKSSLHEVTCPVCHKTFTTNCEGDEVVCFDCRKGLKHKVEVLGIGGKQYNDTLNAVVQAVLGTEFRVIPVTDIESIMTYGVAVTPAVVVDGKVMCEGKVPENSEICEWIGKQGGS, translated from the coding sequence ATGGATAAAAAGGAAGGGTGCAGTTGTTTTAATGCTGCCCTCGTGGACTATGCCCTGAAGAAAAAGAAAAGCAGCCTGCACGAGGTCACATGTCCGGTGTGCCACAAGACCTTTACCACAAACTGTGAAGGGGATGAAGTAGTATGTTTTGACTGCCGGAAAGGTCTCAAGCACAAGGTCGAAGTGCTGGGTATAGGGGGAAAGCAGTACAATGATACGCTGAATGCGGTAGTGCAAGCTGTGCTGGGGACAGAGTTTCGGGTCATACCTGTAACAGATATTGAGAGCATAATGACCTACGGGGTGGCTGTTACTCCTGCTGTGGTGGTTGACGGTAAGGTGATGTGTGAAGGGAAGGTGCCTGAAAATAGTGAGATATGTGAGTGGATTGGTAAACAAGGCGGTAGCTGA
- a CDS encoding 4Fe-4S binding protein, which produces MVKLIIDEAKCNGCGDCVKVCKSRSLEIHDGVCIATKPDECKLCMLCKVTCPSRAIEIEV; this is translated from the coding sequence ATGGTTAAATTGATAATCGATGAAGCAAAATGTAACGGCTGCGGCGATTGTGTAAAAGTGTGCAAGAGCCGGAGCCTGGAAATACATGATGGAGTATGTATTGCGACCAAGCCGGATGAATGCAAACTCTGTATGCTGTGTAAGGTAACCTGCCCAAGCAGGGCCATTGAGATCGAGGTATGA
- the arsB gene encoding ACR3 family arsenite efflux transporter — MSDKKKLGFFEKYLTMWIIVCIIAGLLLGKTFPAVATSINSMQVYSVSLPIAVLLFFMIFPIMVQIDFKQVIKAGKTPKPVLTTLFVNWGIKPFTMLFFAWVFMKVIFTPFLPDTVTPTLMGDMDLPSQYFAGMVLLGIAPCTAMVLVWGYLVKGNQGHTLVMVAINSLVMLILYAPMARWLLGVGEILVPWQTIALSVGLYVGVPLVAGYFSRKELLMRKGADWFGNTFSPVMHNIAILALLITLITLFSLQGDVIIKEPLVILMIAVPLLIQVFFIFILGYGISGLIGLSYEDAAPTALISASNHFEVAIAVSIMHFGLNSGAALATVVGVLIEVPVMLALVKICLKSRNLFN, encoded by the coding sequence ATGTCAGACAAGAAGAAATTAGGATTCTTTGAGAAATATCTCACAATGTGGATAATTGTCTGTATCATTGCAGGTCTTTTATTAGGCAAGACATTTCCAGCAGTGGCAACTTCTATCAATTCAATGCAAGTATACAGTGTATCCCTGCCCATTGCAGTTCTGCTGTTCTTTATGATTTTTCCTATCATGGTGCAAATTGATTTTAAACAAGTCATTAAAGCTGGTAAGACACCCAAACCTGTTTTAACAACATTATTCGTAAACTGGGGGATAAAGCCCTTTACAATGCTTTTTTTTGCCTGGGTCTTTATGAAAGTAATATTCACTCCATTCTTACCAGATACTGTTACACCTACGTTGATGGGAGATATGGACCTGCCCTCGCAATACTTTGCCGGAATGGTATTATTGGGCATTGCTCCTTGTACGGCTATGGTGCTCGTGTGGGGTTATCTGGTAAAAGGTAATCAGGGTCATACACTGGTCATGGTTGCCATCAACAGTCTGGTCATGTTAATATTATATGCACCCATGGCACGATGGTTATTGGGGGTCGGTGAAATCTTAGTGCCCTGGCAGACCATAGCTCTGTCAGTGGGATTATATGTAGGTGTGCCGTTGGTGGCAGGCTACTTTTCCAGAAAAGAGCTGCTTATGAGAAAAGGTGCCGATTGGTTTGGGAATACATTTTCCCCTGTGATGCACAATATTGCTATTTTAGCATTGCTGATAACCCTGATCACTCTGTTTAGTCTTCAGGGTGACGTGATCATTAAGGAACCTTTAGTCATATTGATGATAGCTGTACCGCTGTTGATCCAGGTGTTTTTCATCTTTATCCTTGGTTACGGCATATCCGGATTAATTGGTCTGTCATATGAAGATGCAGCGCCTACCGCACTGATAAGTGCGAGTAATCATTTTGAAGTGGCAATTGCTGTATCCATCATGCATTTTGGTCTTAACTCGGGTGCTGCATTGGCAACAGTAGTTGGAGTCCTGATTGAAGTACCGGTAATGCTGGCACTTGTAAAGATATGTCTTAAGTCCAGGAATTTATTTAATTGA